The following proteins are encoded in a genomic region of Streptomyces collinus Tu 365:
- a CDS encoding FMN-binding protein: MHALRKNRPLRRIVLASAATVSGMVLLLSLKPHTSPGLAVGSAAAVPRASAPAASGGSSGSSSGSSSGSSGDSAGGSGSSGSGVSKSVTGNTVQTRWGPVQVRVTIRSGRLTEVTAVQYPQDNPRDQEINGYALPRLRREALAAQSADIDMVSGATYTSTGYKQSLQSALDSATG, translated from the coding sequence GTGCACGCGTTGAGGAAGAACCGACCGCTCCGCCGGATCGTGCTGGCCAGTGCCGCCACCGTCTCCGGGATGGTGCTGCTGCTGTCGCTGAAGCCGCACACGAGCCCCGGGCTCGCCGTGGGCTCCGCCGCCGCGGTCCCGCGCGCGAGCGCGCCGGCCGCGTCCGGCGGCTCGTCAGGGAGTTCGTCCGGGAGTTCGTCCGGCTCATCCGGCGACTCCGCCGGCGGCTCCGGGAGCAGCGGCTCCGGCGTCTCGAAGTCCGTCACCGGGAACACCGTCCAGACCCGCTGGGGGCCGGTCCAGGTGCGGGTGACGATCAGGAGCGGCAGGCTCACCGAGGTGACAGCGGTCCAGTACCCGCAGGACAACCCGCGCGACCAGGAGATCAACGGCTACGCGCTGCCCCGGCTGCGCCGCGAGGCGCTGGCCGCGCAGAGCGCCGACATCGACATGGTCTCGGGCGCCACGTACACCAGCACCGGGTACAAGCAGTCGCTGCAGTCCGCGCTCGACTCCGCGACCGGCTGA